A window of the Isosphaera pallida ATCC 43644 genome harbors these coding sequences:
- a CDS encoding ATP-binding protein, which yields MSYRTFKHLLGETSLERKCRFIFGGGILILVTVSFYLYGHKTETLVIGQSTEAARMLVDPLMSQLHIRAHQDHDLNRLADEIIGVHSIGNQPPKVSYRFLPAPNVASNVPMDDFERETLERFFQAAEADKEYAKAGDPNTRPYVFANGTEKFRVDLHGKPNAYRYIQAIQYKTDCMSCHSFRPNGDGTYTTASVGELFGAIVIELPMDRVKKAIHQNRAILISAALVTAILAMVGSYIIVRYVIVKPVQHLRDVSDAIGAGNLSIRANIHTGDEFEELSHAFNRMLHNLMAYQQELRDVNADLDRKVDELAQANLALYEMNRLKSDFLATMSHELRTPLNSILGFSEVLAGSDQLSEKHRRFANNIMTSGRMLLTMINDILDLAKIESGKMEVRIENCSARDLCESLAAVMRDAFEAKNIDLKCVIDDQLPLIRQDPGKVKRIVSNLLSNAVKFTPEGGRVELRVFAEGRFLVIQVEDTGIGIAPEDQEAIFEKFRQLAQPQRDDAVLTREHQGTGLGLSIVRELCRLLEGDIKLVSQPGLGSIFTVRLPLNLSPRGHFEVNLGDGSVDLSKARYVDPRIPTPVSHAPTPTASPATHTPARTPHAALVTRNLVSPPPLQETS from the coding sequence ATGTCCTACCGGACCTTCAAGCACCTGCTGGGCGAAACCAGCCTGGAGCGGAAGTGTCGGTTCATCTTCGGCGGCGGCATTCTGATTTTGGTGACCGTCAGTTTTTACCTCTACGGCCACAAAACCGAAACCCTCGTGATCGGCCAAAGCACCGAGGCCGCCCGGATGCTGGTGGACCCCCTGATGAGCCAACTTCACATCCGAGCCCATCAGGACCACGACCTCAACCGCCTGGCCGACGAGATCATTGGCGTCCATTCCATCGGCAACCAGCCTCCCAAGGTCTCCTACCGCTTTTTGCCCGCCCCCAACGTCGCCTCCAACGTCCCGATGGACGACTTCGAACGCGAGACCCTCGAACGATTCTTCCAGGCCGCCGAGGCCGATAAGGAATATGCCAAGGCCGGCGACCCCAACACCCGCCCCTACGTCTTCGCCAACGGCACCGAAAAGTTCCGGGTCGATCTCCACGGCAAACCCAACGCCTATCGCTATATCCAGGCGATTCAATACAAAACCGACTGCATGAGCTGCCACTCCTTCCGACCCAACGGCGACGGCACCTACACCACGGCCTCCGTCGGCGAACTCTTCGGGGCCATCGTCATCGAATTGCCGATGGATCGGGTCAAAAAAGCAATCCACCAAAACCGCGCCATCCTCATCTCCGCCGCCCTGGTCACCGCCATTTTGGCGATGGTCGGCTCCTACATCATCGTCCGTTACGTGATCGTCAAGCCGGTCCAGCATCTCCGCGACGTCTCTGACGCCATCGGCGCGGGCAACCTCTCGATCCGGGCCAACATTCACACCGGCGACGAATTCGAAGAACTCTCGCATGCCTTCAACCGCATGTTGCACAACCTGATGGCCTATCAACAGGAGTTGCGCGACGTCAACGCCGACCTCGATCGGAAGGTGGACGAACTGGCCCAGGCTAACCTGGCGCTCTACGAGATGAACCGGCTCAAAAGTGACTTCCTGGCGACGATGAGCCACGAGCTCCGCACCCCGCTCAACTCGATCCTGGGATTCTCGGAGGTTTTGGCCGGCAGCGATCAGTTGTCCGAGAAGCATCGACGCTTCGCCAACAACATCATGACCTCCGGGCGGATGCTGCTGACGATGATCAACGACATCCTCGACCTGGCCAAGATCGAAAGCGGCAAGATGGAGGTCCGCATCGAGAATTGCTCGGCCCGCGACCTGTGCGAATCACTGGCCGCAGTGATGCGCGACGCCTTCGAGGCCAAAAACATCGACCTGAAATGCGTGATCGACGATCAGTTGCCCCTGATCCGCCAGGACCCCGGCAAGGTCAAACGCATCGTCTCCAACCTGCTGTCCAACGCTGTCAAGTTCACCCCCGAAGGAGGACGAGTCGAGTTGCGGGTCTTCGCCGAGGGACGCTTCCTCGTCATCCAGGTCGAGGATACCGGCATCGGCATCGCGCCCGAGGATCAAGAGGCGATTTTCGAGAAGTTCCGTCAACTTGCCCAGCCCCAACGCGATGACGCCGTGTTGACCCGCGAACATCAGGGGACCGGTCTGGGACTGTCGATCGTGCGCGAACTGTGCCGCCTGCTCGAAGGCGACATCAAACTCGTTAGCCAACCAGGACTCGGCAGCATCTTCACCGTCAGACTGCCCTTGAATCTCTCGCCCCGAGGGCATTTCGAGGTCAACCTCGGCGACGGCTCCGTGGATCTGTCCAAAGCCCGTTATGTTGATCCCCGCATCCCCACGCCAGTCTCCCACGCCCCAACACCCACCGCGTCTCCCGCAACCCACACCCCAGCGCGGACTCCCCACGCTGCCTTGGTCACCCGTAATCTCGTCTCCCCACCCCCCCTTCAAGAAACCAGCTAA
- a CDS encoding Hsp70 family protein: MSERSRFLVGIDLGTTNCALAYVDTKGKERPSADLKVFEIPQLVAPGESAPRSMLPSFLYLPGTLELPPEAARLPWTPPEGPIPSRIVGEFARIQGARVPSRLVGSAKSWLCHAGVDREDPILPWGAPSEVPKVSPVEASAEYLRHLRDAWNARFDPHAQDTTARLEHQEIVLTVPASFDEAARELTLKAARAAGLERVVLLEEPQAAFYCWIVSHQEGWQRQLRAGEVVLVIDVGGGTTDFSLITVVETPEGPGFRRVAVGDHLMLGGDNIDLALAHHVEQGWGHVRLDADQWSALRAACRTAKEKLLADDPPESWPVTIAGRGSKVIGGSLQGRLCREEVVRLVVDGYFPLTPRDELPERGGRSALVEFGLPYVADPALSRHLAAFLKRHAHDTKRDEDRDRGMVRPDAVLFNGGALTPAILRERLGELLASWFDQPCRVLTNDSLDLAVALGAAYRGVVRRGGGIRIGGGTARGIYLGLASGETTSPTGSNPATWMCVVPRDAQEGDEIAIKGRDFELVVGRPVAFPLAGSTVRAGDKPGDLLPHDPDTLSPLPPLTSLMKVGRKAKAETVRVSLGARVTEIGTVELWCRSRDDDRRWDLQIQIRSANRVVSSVDGVAQSDHVVLEKAVLDQAARAVRDAFAPHSDPDAASRLVKRLEEIFESPRDQWPISALRSLWDPLREVMDRRGLTPRHEGRWCNLAGFALRPGTGFPLDEARVKALWPLFHQGPKHPKDQTVWNEWWVMWRRVAAGLNRRQQDEFHRKVAPLVLPAKPGAAGARKLGRAKPEGQEAVELWRCLASLERLAPSQKETLGEVLIRDLARPKPGPASLWALGRLGARNLVAGPANAVVPPTVAAHWLAPLLNREPTDPRDCAALALTIAWLIQFTGDRARDLEPDLRDRGRAALERLGCAPELIDAVQRPPHDDIDRTRAAAVLGDSLPIGLRLTHAAEFESEPEPEEPPS; encoded by the coding sequence ATGTCGGAACGGTCGCGGTTTCTGGTGGGCATCGACCTGGGCACGACCAACTGCGCTCTGGCGTATGTGGACACCAAGGGCAAGGAGAGACCGTCGGCCGATTTGAAGGTGTTCGAGATTCCTCAATTGGTCGCGCCGGGGGAATCGGCCCCACGCTCGATGCTGCCGTCGTTTTTGTACTTGCCGGGGACGCTGGAACTGCCTCCCGAAGCAGCGCGTCTGCCCTGGACCCCGCCCGAGGGACCAATTCCCAGTCGAATCGTGGGCGAGTTCGCCCGGATTCAAGGGGCGCGGGTGCCGTCCCGCTTGGTTGGTTCGGCCAAGAGTTGGCTCTGCCACGCCGGAGTCGATCGAGAAGACCCCATCCTTCCTTGGGGCGCGCCGAGCGAGGTACCCAAGGTCTCGCCAGTCGAGGCGTCGGCTGAGTATCTCCGTCACCTGCGCGACGCCTGGAACGCTCGGTTCGACCCCCACGCCCAGGACACCACGGCCCGCCTGGAACACCAGGAGATTGTCTTGACCGTGCCGGCCTCGTTCGACGAGGCGGCCCGCGAATTGACCCTCAAAGCCGCCCGCGCTGCCGGTCTTGAACGGGTCGTCCTGCTGGAGGAACCCCAAGCCGCCTTCTACTGTTGGATCGTCTCCCACCAGGAAGGCTGGCAGCGTCAACTCCGCGCCGGGGAGGTGGTTCTCGTAATCGATGTCGGCGGCGGCACCACCGACTTCAGTCTGATCACGGTGGTCGAGACGCCCGAAGGCCCCGGCTTCCGACGAGTTGCAGTGGGCGATCATTTGATGCTCGGTGGCGACAACATCGACCTCGCTTTGGCCCACCACGTTGAACAAGGTTGGGGCCATGTCCGCCTCGACGCCGATCAATGGTCGGCGCTTCGAGCCGCCTGCCGCACTGCCAAGGAGAAGCTGCTGGCCGACGACCCGCCGGAGTCGTGGCCGGTGACGATCGCCGGTCGCGGCTCCAAAGTCATCGGCGGTAGCCTCCAGGGGCGTCTGTGCCGCGAAGAGGTGGTTCGTCTCGTTGTGGACGGTTACTTCCCGCTTACCCCACGCGACGAGTTGCCCGAGCGCGGTGGCCGCTCGGCCCTGGTCGAGTTCGGCCTGCCTTATGTGGCCGACCCCGCCCTCTCTCGCCACCTCGCCGCCTTCCTCAAGCGTCACGCCCACGACACCAAGCGCGACGAGGACCGCGACCGCGGCATGGTCCGGCCCGACGCCGTGTTGTTCAACGGAGGCGCGCTGACCCCCGCGATCCTCCGCGAACGCCTCGGTGAACTGCTGGCCTCCTGGTTCGATCAACCCTGTCGAGTTCTGACCAACGACTCGCTCGACCTGGCCGTGGCGCTGGGCGCGGCCTATCGTGGGGTGGTGCGTCGCGGCGGCGGCATCCGCATCGGCGGCGGCACGGCGCGGGGGATCTACCTGGGTTTGGCCTCGGGCGAAACCACTTCTCCAACCGGCTCCAATCCAGCGACCTGGATGTGCGTGGTGCCCCGCGACGCTCAGGAAGGGGATGAGATCGCCATCAAAGGGCGCGACTTCGAGTTGGTCGTGGGACGCCCCGTCGCCTTCCCCCTGGCCGGAAGCACGGTGAGGGCCGGCGACAAGCCAGGCGACCTCCTGCCCCACGACCCCGACACCCTCTCCCCCCTGCCCCCTCTGACCAGCCTTATGAAGGTCGGCCGCAAGGCCAAAGCCGAGACGGTGCGCGTCAGTCTGGGAGCCCGGGTCACCGAGATCGGCACCGTCGAACTGTGGTGCCGCTCCCGCGACGACGACCGCCGTTGGGATCTTCAAATCCAGATTCGTTCGGCTAACCGCGTGGTCAGTTCGGTGGACGGCGTCGCGCAGAGCGATCACGTGGTTTTGGAGAAGGCAGTGCTGGATCAAGCCGCGCGGGCGGTGCGCGACGCCTTCGCCCCCCACTCCGACCCCGACGCCGCCTCCCGTTTGGTCAAACGTCTGGAGGAGATTTTCGAGTCCCCCCGCGATCAGTGGCCGATTTCGGCACTGAGATCGTTGTGGGACCCTCTGCGCGAGGTGATGGACCGCCGTGGCCTGACGCCCCGCCACGAGGGGCGTTGGTGCAACTTGGCGGGCTTCGCCCTGCGTCCGGGGACCGGCTTCCCGCTCGACGAGGCACGGGTCAAAGCGCTGTGGCCGCTGTTTCATCAAGGTCCGAAACACCCCAAGGATCAAACGGTTTGGAACGAGTGGTGGGTGATGTGGCGTCGGGTCGCCGCTGGTCTCAACCGCCGTCAGCAAGACGAATTTCATCGCAAAGTCGCCCCTCTGGTGTTGCCCGCCAAGCCGGGAGCCGCCGGAGCCCGCAAGTTGGGTCGGGCCAAGCCGGAGGGTCAGGAGGCAGTGGAACTGTGGCGCTGCCTCGCCTCGCTGGAACGATTGGCTCCTTCGCAGAAAGAAACCCTTGGAGAGGTGTTGATCCGGGATCTCGCTCGACCCAAGCCGGGGCCGGCCTCATTATGGGCCCTTGGACGCCTCGGAGCGCGGAACCTCGTGGCCGGACCGGCCAACGCGGTGGTTCCCCCCACCGTCGCCGCCCACTGGTTGGCCCCGCTGTTGAACCGCGAACCGACCGACCCCCGCGATTGCGCCGCCCTGGCTCTGACGATCGCCTGGTTGATCCAGTTCACCGGCGATCGAGCCCGCGACCTGGAACCCGATCTCCGCGACCGCGGCCGCGCCGCTTTGGAACGCCTAGGTTGCGCTCCTGAGCTGATCGACGCGGTCCAGCGCCCACCTCACGACGACATTGATCGGACCCGCGCAGCCGCGGTTCTGGGCGACTCTCTTCCCATCGGCTTGCGGCTCACCCACGCCGCTGAGTTCGAGTCCGAGCCTGAACCAGAGGAACCACCATCCTAA
- a CDS encoding GAP1-N2 domain-containing protein, with the protein MNTVRPVPISALVADQAIFTSLRRGGMSGYHLVSRSPGLTEGEAREIATTAPSHDSLIVDANNTVSVNFQFLASQRYALSRTCQGHPEYSGRGGRQLYTHFLIFSPDVLRYVHFQPFHLYRDALTRGLLHYRPHPSQQLPRIQFSSLYPLPTATFWEERARALGLGDLHRLAREIRAVRRPLVVPFGGNRSDLVECLLGMLDGPLVGALSFSTSLKPSNVRPYRLCVVGES; encoded by the coding sequence ATGAACACAGTGCGTCCGGTTCCAATTTCGGCGCTAGTGGCCGATCAAGCGATCTTCACATCATTGCGGCGGGGCGGCATGTCCGGTTATCACCTGGTGTCGCGTTCACCGGGCTTGACCGAAGGGGAAGCCCGTGAAATCGCCACCACTGCGCCCTCGCACGATAGTCTCATTGTGGACGCCAACAACACGGTCTCGGTCAATTTCCAATTCCTGGCCAGTCAACGCTACGCGCTGTCACGCACCTGTCAAGGCCATCCGGAGTACTCCGGACGCGGGGGTCGCCAACTCTATACCCACTTCCTGATTTTTTCTCCCGACGTGTTAAGATACGTTCACTTTCAACCGTTTCATCTTTATCGCGACGCCTTGACCCGAGGGTTGCTGCACTACCGACCTCATCCTTCGCAACAATTACCCCGGATTCAATTTTCGAGTCTGTACCCGCTGCCCACCGCCACCTTTTGGGAAGAACGGGCTCGTGCCCTGGGGTTGGGCGACCTGCATCGCCTGGCCCGCGAGATCCGCGCGGTGCGGCGTCCGCTGGTGGTCCCGTTTGGCGGCAATCGCTCTGACTTGGTCGAGTGTCTTTTGGGAATGCTCGACGGCCCTTTGGTGGGAGCGCTGAGTTTCTCAACCAGCCTCAAACCATCCAACGTGCGGCCTTATCGCCTGTGCGTGGTGGGGGAGTCTTGA